CGAAACGCCTCTTTAAACTGTGATGTTATCTGCGTTTCACCTATGACCATGGAATCAAGGCTTGATGCAACCTTAAATATATGAAATACAGCTTCCCTTCCCTGCAGAAAGAAGGCGTACCTTTTTACATTCTGATTTACGCCCTTTAATTCAAGTAAGTTTTCAGCCATATCTTTGATTACCCAAGAATCTTCCGCAACAACATAAATTTCTACTCTGTTACAGGTTGAAAGTATAACAAGCTCTTCTACACCCCTGAGCGTTTTCAATGCGGTAAGAAGATAGGGTATTTCATCTTTACTACATGCGAGCCTTTCTCTGTATTCAATGGGTGCGGTTTTAAAGTTAAGCCCCCACACAAATATGCGATCCATCACATAATAATATAATGCTTTCCATGAGGAGATTTTTTGAAAATGTACCAATAAAACTGTGGAGAGACTATAGCTGGCAGATAAAAAACCGGATAAAGACTAAGGAAGAGATAGAAAGATATATAAAGCTTCTTCCGGAAGAAGTAGAGGGTATAGAAAGGACAAAGGGTATATATCCATTAGCCATAACCCCACATTACTTTTCACTAATAGATCCTGAAGATCCAAACGATCCGGTAAGGCTTCAATGCATACCGCGTGCTGTAGAGGTAGATGAAAAGCTTCAAAGCCTGGGGGAGCCTGATCCTTTTAGGGAGGAAGGCTCATTACCCGGACTGACTCACAGGTACGAAGATCGCGTTCTTTTGAATGTTACCACTTTTTGTGCTGTTTACTGCAGACACTGTATGAGAAAGAGGATATTCGTACAAGGTGAACGCTCAAGGACAAAAGAGGAGCTAAAAGCTATGATAGACTACATAAGAAAGCACGAGGAAATAAGGGACGTGCTTATCTCAGGTGGTGAGCCACTATCTTTGAGTTACGAAAAGCTCAACTATATACTTTCCGAGCTCAGGAAGATAAAGCATGTGGAAATTGTACGTTTTGGAACGAGGCTTTTAGTCCTTGCTCCTCAGCGATTCTTTGACAACACGCTACTTGATATTTTGGAGAAATACTCACCTATATGGATAAATACACACTTTAATCACCCTAAGGAAATAACACCAGAGTCCCAGGAGGCTGTTGAAAAGTTACTCAGAAGAGGTATACCCGTAAACAATCAAACGGTTCTTTTAAAAGGTGTGAACGACGATCCGCATACAATGCTTGAACTTTTCAGAAAGCTTCTCAGGATAAAGGTAAAACCCCAGTACCTTTTTCACTGCGATCCTGTAAAAGGTGCTATCCATTTCAGAACAAGTATAGACAAAGGGATTGAGATCATGGAGTACCTCAGAGGGAGGATATCCGGGATGGGTATACCCACCTATGCTGTTGATCTACCGGGAGGTAAAGGTAAAGTCCCCCTGATCCCCAACTACGTACTTGAGAGAGACGGTGATAGATTCATCTTCAGAAGTCCTTTTGGAGAAAGGGTGGAGTATGAAATCAAGGATATTTGACGGTGTAAAGTGTATTTTTTATGCACTTTACGCATCTATAAACGAAGGCTACGCTTATCATGCATCTTCATTAACTTACAGCTTTACTATGATATTGGGATCCCTCCTGATGTTTTCAAGTTTTTTCGCTTCTTTTTTACCTTTCTTTGATTTTAATAAGCTCATAAGTTACGCGGTTTTACTCTTTCCTGAACAGACCGAAAAGGTTATCCTTGAGATACTGAAAGTTTACCAACACAGAGCTTCGGGTTCAGCTGTATCCTTACTACTTGCCTACTTTTTTTCTGTAGGTTTTTCCAAAAGTCTCCACAGAGCTTTTCTTTACATACTATCAGAGGCATACTCAGAAAAAGAATGGGTCTTTTGGATAAAGACACCTGCACTCATAATCATTTATACGCTAACCCTCTCCCTCCTATTCCTCATAGGTTCCTTTTTTAAAACCCACGTTGGCAGTTACACAACCCACTTTTTTTATATCATAAATTTCTTTTCCCTCTGGATTCTTGCTCTTTTCATATACGCTTTATTCCTGCCCAAGAAATACGCTTTTAGGGATATATGTGCTGGTGCAACCTTTACATCACTCAGCTTGATCTTACTCAATAAAATCTTTTCCCTCTTTGTCGTCAAGTTCGTCACGTTAAACCCTCTTTATGGTTTTATGGGTTCCGTGCTTCTGTTTTTTATATGGATAAATTTATCTTTCACCGCACTTCTTGCTGGATCTAAGTATATTCAGTTAATGGAAGAGAAAAAACAGAAAGACAGCATTTAATAGACCTGCGATCGTATCATCAGCCATCACACCGTGACCTTTTGGTAATCTCTCAAAAAGATTAATAGGATAAGGCTTAAGGATGTCAAGTAGGCGAAAGGTTAAGAAACCTACAATCATGGATTTGAAGGTCGGTTCTACAAACACAAAAGACAAGAAGTATCCCAAAATCTCGTCAATTACTACATCTTCTGGATCTCTATCTTTTGTAACTTCTACTACATATCCCGATGCCCAAACCCCCAGCAAGTAAAGAACTACACCCAAGAATAAAACAAGCCACCATTTGATGGCAAAGAGATACACTAAGGGAATACCTAAGAGAGTACCTACACTACCGGGAGCGTACCTGAACCTACCTACGAAGAAGCCAGTAGCAATAATTTCCTGAAGCATAGTTTGTAAGTATAGCACATCCACTCTTTGGGGTTTATAATTTCTGTGTGAGATACTTGATAGTTTTTGCGCTGTTTGGTGTGCTGGCGTGTGCTAATATGGTAAAAAAACTTGATTCAAGAGCCGGGGACCTATACACGAGAGGTTACGAAGGTGAAAGGGACTTTAAAGTACTTGTGAAAGATACTAACTGCGTACAGCAATTGAAAAAGCTATACAAGGTTAAAGCCGAAAGCGGAAAAGTTTTAGTTCTGACGCTTACACATACGGAGCTTGAAAGTATCGTGCGTGATGAGTGCGTAATTTATGTATCACCTTCACAGAAATTAGAACTCAAGTAGTTCTTCAAGTCTTATAAAGCTGTCCCTTCTGAATTCTTCCCTCTCATAAGGGAAGTCTCTTCTGTAGTGTACCCCTCTGCTTTCCTTTCTTATCAATGCAGCTTTGAGTGTAGAAAGCGCCACCAAACTTATGTCAAGAAGTTCTCTATTATGTACTGTAGCTTCCCATTTGTTATAGTCAGTTATCCAGCTCTTTAGCCTCCTTATGGCCTCTGCAAGTTCACCTTCCTCCCTTTCAACTCCGCACATCTCCCACATGAGCTTTCTCAAATCCTCAAAGCTGTATGGAGGTTTAAGAGATCCGCTCCTTTCACTTTTAAAGTTTAAAAAGCTAAAAGATAGAAACTTCATGTCATAATACACCCTGTAGGCAGTTCTGTATCCAAACACAACACCTTCTAAAAGGGAATTGGAAGCGAGGCGATTAGCTCCGTGAACTCCGCTACAGGCACACTCACCTACAGCATAAACACCCTGAAGGTGTGTTCTACCATATAGATCAACCTCTATACCTCCTATAAAGTAGTGGGCAGCGGGGACTACAGGTACGAGATCCTTCTTTGGATTTATTCCCATACCTTTTAAAAATCCCATTATGGTGGGAAACCTCTCATACAGATTTTTACCACCTTTGGCTACTGGTCTCATATCTATGAAGACTTTTCTTCCTTCTTTGATTTTTCTGTATATGGCTCTTGCTACCACATCTCTGGGTTCAAGCTCGTTTATGAATCTCTCACCACTGTCATCTACGAGTAAGGCACCCTCTCCCCTTACAGCTTCAGATATGAGTAAGTTTGTACCTTCAACCACCGTAGGG
This portion of the Hydrogenobacter sp. genome encodes:
- a CDS encoding KamA family radical SAM protein, yielding MRRFFENVPIKLWRDYSWQIKNRIKTKEEIERYIKLLPEEVEGIERTKGIYPLAITPHYFSLIDPEDPNDPVRLQCIPRAVEVDEKLQSLGEPDPFREEGSLPGLTHRYEDRVLLNVTTFCAVYCRHCMRKRIFVQGERSRTKEELKAMIDYIRKHEEIRDVLISGGEPLSLSYEKLNYILSELRKIKHVEIVRFGTRLLVLAPQRFFDNTLLDILEKYSPIWINTHFNHPKEITPESQEAVEKLLRRGIPVNNQTVLLKGVNDDPHTMLELFRKLLRIKVKPQYLFHCDPVKGAIHFRTSIDKGIEIMEYLRGRISGMGIPTYAVDLPGGKGKVPLIPNYVLERDGDRFIFRSPFGERVEYEIKDI
- a CDS encoding YhjD/YihY/BrkB family envelope integrity protein yields the protein MKSRIFDGVKCIFYALYASINEGYAYHASSLTYSFTMILGSLLMFSSFFASFLPFFDFNKLISYAVLLFPEQTEKVILEILKVYQHRASGSAVSLLLAYFFSVGFSKSLHRAFLYILSEAYSEKEWVFWIKTPALIIIYTLTLSLLFLIGSFFKTHVGSYTTHFFYIINFFSLWILALFIYALFLPKKYAFRDICAGATFTSLSLILLNKIFSLFVVKFVTLNPLYGFMGSVLLFFIWINLSFTALLAGSKYIQLMEEKKQKDSI
- a CDS encoding phosphatidylglycerophosphatase A, which produces MLQEIIATGFFVGRFRYAPGSVGTLLGIPLVYLFAIKWWLVLFLGVVLYLLGVWASGYVVEVTKDRDPEDVVIDEILGYFLSFVFVEPTFKSMIVGFLTFRLLDILKPYPINLFERLPKGHGVMADDTIAGLLNAVFLFFLFH
- the nadB gene encoding L-aspartate oxidase, encoding MPEEKVEVLVCGSGIGGLTTAITLKELGIKPVILTRGRGNTYYSQGGIASAIHPKDSSFSHFMDTQRAGRGLCNEKALSILVDEGIQRISDLERWGVEFDKYGEFYETTLEGGHSFPRVLKVKDYTGKAIYEALLKKAQELDIPIISGELEEVIANEKLHGILYYDGDLRFLRVKVLVLATGGASSMFLHTSNPVKVRGDAIGIALRCGMNVKNPEFVQFHPTVVEGTNLLISEAVRGEGALLVDDSGERFINELEPRDVVARAIYRKIKEGRKVFIDMRPVAKGGKNLYERFPTIMGFLKGMGINPKKDLVPVVPAAHYFIGGIEVDLYGRTHLQGVYAVGECACSGVHGANRLASNSLLEGVVFGYRTAYRVYYDMKFLSFSFLNFKSERSGSLKPPYSFEDLRKLMWEMCGVEREEGELAEAIRRLKSWITDYNKWEATVHNRELLDISLVALSTLKAALIRKESRGVHYRRDFPYEREEFRRDSFIRLEELLEF